One Nicotiana tomentosiformis chromosome 4, ASM39032v3, whole genome shotgun sequence genomic window carries:
- the LOC104110776 gene encoding long chain acyl-CoA synthetase 9, chloroplastic, with amino-acid sequence MGPYVAGVLVPLVVTILLQNRRRRKKRGLPVDVSGESGYAIRNRRFSAPVETAWEGITTLAELFEYSCKKYYHKKLLGSRKLLSREMEISANGRSFEKLHLGEYEWLSYGQTFEIVCSFSSGLAQLGHKREERVAIFADTCEEWLIALQSCFRRNVTVVTIYASLGEEALCYSLNQTEVTTVICGQKELKKLVDISGQLDTVKRVICMDEIPSSALVAAGSNWTLTTFSDVEKLGRENPVDPDLPLAADIAVIMYTSGSTGLPKGVMMTHRNVLATASAVLTIVPGLGSKDVYLAYLPLAHILELAAETIVPGIGGSIGYGSPLTLTDTSNKIKKGTKGDASVLRPTVMAAVPAILDRVRDGVRKKVDASGGLSKKLFDLAYSRRQSAINGNWLGAWGLEKHFWNLLVFKKVQAILGGRIRFILSGGAPLSGDTQRFINICLGAPIGQGYGLTETCAGGTFSDYDDTSVGRVGPPLPCSYIKLIDWAEGGYLTSDSPMPRGEIVIGGPNVTVGYFKNEEKSKEVYKVDERGMSWFYTGDIGQFHADGCLEIIDRKKDIVKLQHGEYVSLGKVEAALSISPYVDNIMLHANPFHSYCVAIVVAAQAAVEGWAKKHGIDFGDFPELCQNEETVKEVYASLVKAAKAARLEKFEIPAKIKLLAEAWTPESGLVTAALKLKRDVIRKAFSDELAQLYSS; translated from the exons ATGGGGCCTTATGTTGCTGGTGTTCTTGTTCCTCTAGTTGTAACTATTCTCCTTCAGAATAGAAGAAGGCGGAAAAAGCGAGGCTTGCCTGTTGATGTTAGTGGTGAATCTGGTTATGCTATCCGAAACCGCCGGTTTAGTGCACCGGTAGAAACAGCGTGGGAAGGAATCACAACGCTGGCCGAGCTTTTTGAGTATTCATGCAAGAAGTACTATCACAAGAAGTTACTAGGAAGCCGGAAACTGCTTTCCAGAGAGATGGAAATATCTGCGAATGGAAGGTCATTTGAGAAACTTCACTTGGGTGAGTATGAGTGGTTGAGTTATGGTCAGACATTTGAGATTGTGTGCAGCTTCTCCTCCGGTTTGGCACAACTTGGGCACAAAAGAGAAGAACGTGTGGCCATCTTTGCAGATACATGTGAAGAATGGTTAATTGCATTACAG AGTTGCTTCAGACGCAATGTGACAGTGGTTACTATTTATGCATCTCTTGGTGAAGAGGCCCTCTGTTACTCATTAAATCAG ACAGAGGTTACTACTGTCATTTGCGGGCAAAAGGAACTAAAGAAACTTGTAGACATTAGTGGACAACTTGATACTGTCAAACGTGTGATATGCATGGATGAGATTCCATCAAGTGCCTTGGTTGCCGCAGGGAGCAACTGGACATTGACTACCTTTTCTGATGTGGAGAAGCTTGGCCGAGAAAACCCTGTTGACCCAGATTTACCTCTTGCAGCTGATATTGCTGTGATCATGTATACCAGCGGAAGTACTGGTCTGCCCAAG GGTGTGATGATGACACACAGGAACGTTCTAGCTACAGCTTCTGCTGTTCTGACAATTGTACCCGGTCTTGGAAGCAAAGATGTTTACTTAGCATACCTACCGCTTGCTCATATTCTCGAACTTGCAGCAGAG ACCATAGTGCCTGGGATTGGTGGTTCTATAGGATATGGCTCTCCTCTGACTCTTACTGATACTTCAAATAAGATAAAGAAAGGAACTAAAGGAGATGCCTCTGTGTTAAGGCCGACAGTGATGGCAGCTGTCCCAGCAATTCTTGATCGGGTTCGAGATGGTGTGCGTAAAAAG GTAGATGCTTCAGGCGGATTATCAAAAAAGCTGTTTGATTTGGCATATTCCCGCAGACAGTCTGCAATTAATGGTAATTGGCTTGGAGCTTGGGGCTTAGAAAAACATTTTTGGAACTTATTAGTGTTTAAGAAGGTTCAAGCAATTCTGGGCGGCCGTATCCGTTTTATCCTGTCAGGAGGAGCTCCTCTCTCTGGAGATACTCAGAGATTTATCAACATATGCCTTGG TGCTCCAATAGGCCAAGGTTATGGTCTTACCGAGACCTGTGCTGGTGGAACATTCAGTGATTATGATGATACTTCTGTTGGACGTGTCGGTCCTCCACTCCCCTGCTCATACATCAAG TTGATAGATTGGGCTGAGGGTGGATATCTAACAAGTGATTCCCCAATGCCTCGAGGTGAGATTGTTATTGGTGGACCAAATGTTACCGTCGGATATTTCAAAAATGAGGAGAAGTCAAAAGAAGTATACAAG GTTGACGAGAGAGGAATGAGTTGGTTCTACACAGGTGACATAGGGCAGTTTCATGCAGACGGTTGCCTTGAGATAATTGACCGTAAAAAGGACATTGTTAAACTTCAGCACGGAGAATATGTTTCCTTGGGAAAG GTCGAGGCTGCTCTTAGCATCAGTCCCTATGTCGACAATATAATGTTGCATGCCAATCCTTTCCATAGTTATTGTGTAGCTATAGTGGTGGCCGCTCAAGCTGCTGTGGAAGGCTGGGCTAAGAAGCACGGTATTGACTTTGGCGATTTCCCAGAGTTATGTCAGAATGAAGAAACTGTCAAGGAAGTATATGCTTCCTTAGTGAAG GCAGCGAAGGCTGCTCGTTTGGAAAAGTTTGAGATCCCAGCGAAGATCAAGTTGCTTGCGGAAGCATGGACCCCAGAATCAGGCCTTGTTACTGCAGCTTTGAAGCTCAAGAGGGATGTCATTAGGAAGGCCTTCTCAGATGAACTAGCTCAATTATATTCCTCATGA